A window of Halogeometricum sp. S1BR25-6 genomic DNA:
CGTCACCTTCGCCGTCGCGGCGTCGAGCGCGGTGTTCGCGGCCATCCACTTCACCTCCTTCACGGGCGAGGGGGCGCTGGTCACGTTGGGCGTCGTCCTCGTCCTCGGTGCCGTGCTCGGCGCAATTTACGAGAAGAGCGAGAGCCTGCTCGTGCCCGTCGTCGCCCACGGACTCTACAACACCGTCCAGTTCGCCGCCAGTTACGCGCTGGCGGTGGGGCTGGTTTCGGGGTAGTCGGAGAAGTCAGAGAAGTCGGAGAGAGAGAGCCGCGCCGCTCGGGGGCGTGAAAAACGGAGAATCGAACCGCGCGGCGGCCGCGGCTACGCGGGGTTCTTTCGCGCGAGGTCGCTGCCGCAGATGGGACAACGCTCCTTCTGTTCGTCGAACTCGCGCCCGCAGCCCTGACACTGGAACCGCCAGTCGCGTTGCTCCTCGATACCGTCCTGCGCGATGGCGTTCACCGCCACGTTGACCCGTTCGGCGACGTTCTGCATCGCGTAGTCGTCGGTGACGAGGGTGGCGTCGAGTTCGAAGGCGGCGGCCAGAAGGCGGATGTCGGTGTCCGAGAGCGTCTCCCGGTCGCCCGTCTCGCCGGCGGCGCGGCGAATCTTCTCGACGGTACCCGACGCGGGGATGTGGATGTGCATCCCCGCCCCTTCCATCGCGTCGAAGCGGAAGGAGGCCTCGCCCTCCAGTTCCTCTGCGACGAGGGGAATCGAGGCCGTCTGGTCGTCGGTGTGATACTCGTGGATGAACGCGGAAGAGTCGAGAACCTGCATCTGCTGGTGTCTGTGTTGCTCCTTAACGCTGGACGACGATGTAGTCTTTTACGGCTTGAACGCTGGAGACGGGAACGCGGAAGCGCCCGTCCTCGTCCCGGTCGAAGGGAATCTTCTCCGAGCGGACCTCCTCGTGCGGCGAGACGAGCAGGTCGTGCAGCGTCCCGGTCTTCAGATTCATCGTGATGTTGTACAGCATCCCGAGTTCCGTCCCGTCGGCCCCCATGACGGCCTTCCCGGAGAGGTTCTCGGCGAGTACGTCGGCCATGACCGGAGATATTCGACCACGGTTACATAAGTGCCACGGGGTTCGTCCGACGACCGTCCGACGCCGCGACCGGCCGGCGGCGCGAGCGCCGGAACGCGATTCGGCCGAAATCGGCGGACTCCCCGTGTCTCGCGTTCACGCGCGTCCGGGCGTGACGATGGACTTAACTTCGGCGCCGCCCGCCTATCCGTACGAACTTCTCGGAGTGACTCTTCATGTCTGACACCGACGCCGACGCTGACGCCCCTCCCGCAACCGAATCGAACGCACTCCGGACACCCATCGTCGCCGTTCTCGGGCACGTCGACCACGGCAAGACGACGCTGCTCGACAAGATACGCGGCTCGGCGGTCTCGGAGGGCGAAGCGGGCGCCATCACCCAGCACATCGGCGCCACGGCGGTCCCGCTCGAAACCGTCTCGCAGATGGCCGGGAGCCTCGTCAAACCGGAGGACTTCGACCTGCCGGGACTCCTGTTCATCGACACGCCGGGGCACCACTCCTTTTCGACGCTCCGGTCGCGCGGCGGCGCCCTCGCCGACATCGCCATCGTCGTCGTCGACGTGAACGACGGCTTCCAACCGCAGACGCTCGAAGCCCTCGACATCCTCAAGCGCACGGGCACGCCGTTCGTCGTCGCCGCGAACAAGATAGACACGACGCCGGGGTGGAACCCCCAGGACGGGTCGCCCATCCAAGGGAGCTACGAGGGCCAATCCGAGAGCGCCCGCGGGCGACTCGACGAGAACCTCTACGAGATAATCGGGAACCTCTCGGACGAGGGGTTCTCCGCCGACCTCTACTGGCGCGTCCAGAACTTCCAGAAGAACGTCGGCGTCGTCCCCCTCTCGGCGATGACTGGCGAGGGCATCCCGGACCTCCTGGCCGTTCTGATGGGCCTCTCCCAACGCTACATGAAAGAGGAGATGGAGATAGACGTCTCCGGTCCCGGCGCGGGGACGGTCCTCGAAGTGAAAGAGGAGCGCGGGTTCGGCGCGACGGTCGACGTGGTGCTGTACGACGGGAGCGTCCGCGAGGACGACGTCATCGTCGTCGGCGGCGTCAACGGCCCCATCGTCACCGAGGTGCGCGCCCTCCTGCAACCCCGTCCGAACGCCGAAATCCGAACCGAAAAGCGGTTCGACAAAGTCGACGAGGTGCGCGCGGCGGCCGGGATAAAGATAGCCGCGCCGGACCTCGACGACGCGATGGCGGGCGCGCCCATCCGCGTCGTCCGCGACCGGAGCGAGGAGGAGGTCATCGACGACGTCACCTCCGAACTGGCCGAGATAGAGGTCGACACGGCCGACGAGGGCGTCGTCGTCAAGGCCGACACGCTCGGTAGTCTGGAGGCGATGGCGAACGCCTTGAAGGAGGCCGAGGTGCCCATCCTCCGCGCCGAGGTGGGCGACGTCGCGCCGCGCGACGTGGCCGTCGCGTCGACGGCCCGCGAGGACGAACACAAGGTCATCCTCGGGTTCAACGTCGACGTCCTGCCGAACGCCGAGGACGAACTCGACGGCGCCGAGGTGCGCCTGTTCAGCGACGACGTGATATATCAGCTCGTCGAAGAGTACGAGGAGTTCGTCGAGGAACGCCAGCGGGCACAGCAGGAGACGGTGCTGGACAAGATCATCCGCCCCTGCCGGTTCCGCATCCTCGAAGACCACGTCTTCCGGCAGTCCGGCCCTGCCGTCGTCGGCGTCGAGGTGCTCTCGGGCACGCTGAAGAACAACACGAACGTCGCCAAGTGGGAGGGGAGCAAGCCCACCCGCGTCGGCCAACTCTCGGGTATCCAAGAGCAGGGCGAGGACGTCTCGGAGGTCCGCGCCGGCAACCGCGTCTCCATCGCCATCGACGGCCCCACCGTCGGTCGGCAGATAGAGGAGGGCGACGAACTGTGGACCGAGTTGCCCGAGAAGCACGCGAAGATACTCGAACAGGAACTCTCCGACGAGATTCCGGCCGACGAACTCGAAGCGCTGACCGGCTATCTGGACAAGCACCGCCAGCGCGACCCCTTCTGGGGGAAGTAGCGGCTCCGACGACCGAGTCGGATTCGGGACGCTCGGCTGAGAGTAACGTTTAGTACGAATCCGCCGGTAGTGATTCGCGGAGGGAGTACGATGCGCGTCAGGAAAACTCCTACTGGCGAGGCGGTCGGACCGGTTCTGCAATCGCGTTACGACTGGCTCTTGGTTACGCTACCGCTCCCGATGCTCCTCGGCGTCGCCGTCGCGGCGGCCGCCGACGTCCCCGCCGCGTTCGGCGTCAGCGCCGGCGGACTCCCCTCGGCGGCGATGCTACTCTACGCGCTGTTCGTGGACCCGCCGCTCTCGGACTGAAAAGCGAGTCCCAGCGAGACGAAAGCGGGTCGGACGGGCGGCGCGGAGCCGAGAGAAACGTCTTATCGGGCAGTTGGCGTCAGGTCGTCGCCGACGGCGCTCATCACCTGGAACGCGGCGGAGGCGGCGAGGCCTCGGGCCACTTCGTCGCGGTCGTCGTCGGTGAGGCCCGACTCCAAGTCCTCCTCGTCCGGGGTGAACCCGGCGCTGATGGGTCGACCGATCGGCGGGTGGACGGCGACGGTGGCCTGCGGCCCGTTCGACCCGTAGGAGAGTTCCGAGCCCACGGCGTAGCCCTCGGGGAGGTACGTCTGCGTGCGCGAGACGATTCCGGCGACGGCCTCGCGGAGGTGCCGTACCTCCGACGTCGAGAGTTCCGATTCCTCGGGACGACCCGCGTCCACCACACCGGGCGCGCCCGCGTAAGGGTTGTTTCCGTTCATGAGGATGAGTCGTGGTGCCTACGTGAACGCCGCAGATAAAGCCGTCGGAGGGACCGAGAACCGCCGTCGTCGGAACTCGGACTAAAGGATGGACTCGCTCCGTCCGTAGGCGGCGAGTGCGACGGCGGTGGTGTAGCCCTCGCCGTCGTTCTCGGCGGTCGCCAACGAGACGCGTTCGTCCTCGAACGTCCACTCGCGGAGGCCGCGACCCGCGTCGAGACCCTCCTCGACGGCGCGGCGGACCGCGTCGGGGTTCTCGCCGGACGCCTCGTAGAACAGGCCCGGACCGGGACCGGTCGTCCACCCGAGACCCGCCGAAACGGTGCCCACGCCGCCGGTGGTCGCCCGCGCCTGGACGACGGTGAGTCGGTTGCCCGCCGGTCCGAGGTCCGGGGCGGCGTCGACCGCTTCGACCGTCGCCTCCGCGGGGATGACCGAGGAGACGGCGACGAGGTTGTAGTTGTGGACGTTGGCCGCCGCGAGGGCGGCGTCGTAGGACGCCATCTTCGTGGGGGCGGTACCCACGCCGCGGACGACGTAGATGGTGCTCATCGTCGGAGAACGTCGCCGCGGAGAATAAGGGGTTACGGAACGCCGGTCGACGCGGGCCGCGCGCGGCGCGGCCGCGAAGTGCCCCTCGGGCGTCTCGCGTCGGCGTCAGTACTGGTAGTCGGTGAGACCGGGAATCGAGGTCGACTCCTCGGAGTCGCGCAGTTTCTCGAGGGCGTCGTCGAAGTCCTCGCGGCGGACCTCGGTGCGTTCGTCGCGGATGGCGTACATGCCCGCTTCCGTCGTCAGCGAGGCGATGTCGGCGCCGGAGTAGCCGTCGAGTTCCTCGGCGAGTTCCTCGAAGTCCACGCCGTCGGCGACGTTCATCTCCTTGGTGTGAATCTCCAGAATCTTCACGCGACCCTCGGGGCCGGGGTTCGGCACCTCGATGAGGCGGTCGAAGCGGCCCGGCCGGAGGATGGCCTCGTCCAGCATGTCGAAGCGGTTCGTCGCCGCGATGATGCGAATCTCGCCGCGGTCGTCGAAGCCGTCCATCTCGGACAGCAGTTGCATCATCGTGCGCTGGACCTCGGCGTCGCCGGACGTCTTCGAGTCCGTGCGCTTCGAGGCGACGGCGTCTATCTCGTCGATGAAGATGACGGCGGGTTCGCGGTCGGCCGCGAGTTCGAAGAGGTCGCGGACGAGGCGCGAGCCCTCGCCGATGAACTTCCGGACGAGTTCGGAGCCGGCCATCTTGATGAACGTCGCGTCCGTCTCGTTCGCGACGGCCTTCGCCAGCATCGTCTTCCCGGTACCTGGCGGGCCGTGCAGGAGGACGCCGGACGGCGGTTCGACGCCGACCTTCTCGAACATCTCGGGGTTCGTGAGGGGGTCCTCGACGGCCTCGCGGACCTCGCGGACCTGCTCGTCGATGCCGCCGATGTCGTCGTACGTCACGTCGGGGGAGGCGTCCACCTCCATCGCCTGCGCGCGCGAGTCCGTCTCGTCGTCGAGGACGGACTGGATGGCGAACGAGTCGTTGATGGCCACCCGGTCGCCCGCCTCAACCTGCGATTCGAGGTGCGGGGAGGTGTCGGTGAGAACCTCCTGGTTGTTGCCGTGTTGCTTGATGACGACGCCGTCGTCGGTGACCTCCTCGACCGTCGCGATGTACAGCGAGGAGGTCTTCAGCGTCTCGTTGCGACGCTTCAGTTGGTCGACCTCGTCTTGTAGGTCGTCCCGACGGTCTGTCGCCTCCGAGAGGCGGTCGTCGAGTTCTCGGTTGACCTCGGTGAGACGCTCGAAATGCTGCCGGAGCGCAGACAGCCGTTCGGCGTCCGACATCTCGGGGTCGAGGTCGAGCCGAGGACGTTCGGGAAGCGAGGGGCTTCTAGACATCTGCTATCGAGGCTTGGAGGTGCGCATAAATGTGCCTTTGGGTACCCCGGAGGTTTTGTGACCGCCCGTCTCCGGGAGCGAACGGCCGAAACCCACAAGTGGTGTCTCAGTCTCCGGCGGGGGAGTCGGTCCGCCGGAACCGAAGTTCGAAGGCGCTGCCCGTCGGGTCGCGCGGCCGATAGCGCACTGACCCGCCGTAGAACGCCAGCAGTCGGTCGACGAAAAAGAGGCTGAGTCCCTGTCCGTGCCTGAGTTGGGACTCTTCGGTGCGGCCGAACAGATACTCCGAGCGGTCGGCGTCGATACCCAGTCCGTCGTCCTCGACGGTCAGCGTCACCGCCGCGTCCGTCGCCGTCGCCGACAGCCACACCGTCGCTTCCTCGGCGTCGTTGTACTCGACGGCGTTCTCGACGACGGCGCCGACAGCGCGGGGAAGCGCCTCGTCCGCGAGCACCCAGAGAGGGGAGTCGGGGAGGTCGAGGTGGAAGGTGGCCTCGTCGGCGCGCACCGCGTGCGTCGCCTGCCCCCCGCCCCCGACGTCGTCGACGACCGCCTCCACCGTCGCAGTGAGGTCGACCGGAACGAGCGCCGACGAGGAGCGTTCGAGGAGTTCGTGCAGGTCGCGGGCCGTCTCGGCGCGTTCGAGCAGTCGGTCGACGCGGCGTATCGCCTGGTCGACGAGTTCGCGCTCCTCGGCCGGGACGGCGTCCCGCACCGTCGAGAGCACGCCGCCGACGACGTTCGCGTCGTTCCGGACGTTGTGTCTGAGCACCCGGTTCAGCACGCTGACCGTCTGCTCGCTCCGGCGCCGCGCCGAGAGGTCGATGAAGATGCCCGTGTAGCCGACCAGTTCGCCGTCGTCGACGAGCGGAAACGTCGTCCCGCGGCCGTAGGCGCGTTCGCCGGACTTCGTGACCGCCTCCAGCTCCCCCTCCCACGGTTCGCCGACAGCGAGGCGGGCGGTCATCGCCTCGTACGTCTGGGGGTCGTTCACGAGAAACAGCGGGAGGGTCCCGAGCATCTCCTCGCGGGAGTAGCCGGTGAACTCCAAGCAGGCCTGATTCACGTCGACGATGGCGAACGACTCGTCGGTCACCACCGTCGGGTTCGGCGTCTCGTGGAGTATCAGCGGGTAGACTTCGGGCGGGAGCGAATTCATATCACGGTTCGTACCTATCGGGGAACGAACGTACCGAGGAGGCAGACCCGAATCTATCTTTCGGTGGAACCGACGCGTTCGCCCTGGTAGCTTCCGTCGTACACGCCGTCGTGATTCGCCCGCGCGAGGACCAGTTGAGCGACGCGCGCGCCGGGTTCGAGTTCGACGTCGTAGTGGACCTGCAACAGACCCTCCCCCCGCCCCTCGTATCCGGCGTCCCAGACGGCCGTGTTGAGCATGCAGGAGTTGCGCATGAGCGACGACCGGGGGTAGAGAAACCCGACGTGCCCCTCGGGGATGGCTATCGTCTCGGCGTACTGGAGGACGTACCCGCCCGGCGGGAGGACGTAGACGCCGTCGTCGAGGGAGACGGACTCGCGGTCCCCGATTCGCTTCCCGTCGACGCCCAGTCGCCCCGGCGAGACCTGTTCGAGCACCGACTCCAGCGTCAGGTCGACGCCGTTCGGTTGGACCTGCGAGTCGGCCGTCGGTTCGACGTGGTCGGCGACGAACGCGCCTGAACGGAACATACCGGGGAGCGTTCGAGGAGACGCAAAGCGCTGTCGTTCCGCGCCGGGCGGGGACGTGGTGCGACCGGTCCGTAGCCGTCGAATCGCGAGCGGAGATTCCGGGTGTTCTCCCCCCGCGGAACGGTGACAACGTACGGACAGTTTGGCCGCGGTAGCGCCGACGATGCTGATTTCGGGGGCGAGAAACGTTCGCGCCAGCGAGTCAGTATCGCCCGTCAACGCGTACGTTCATCATTATCTAAGGCGGATTGAATATGCGTATAAGGGACATACCTCCGACCTCAAACACGCGGGATTTATAATCGTAGACGGTCGAAATTAGGACGATATGGGACAGACGCTTACGGAGAAAATTCTCGACGATCACCTCGTCGAAGGGGAACTCGAACCCGGAGAGGAGATCGGAATCGAGATCGATCAGGTCCTGACACAGGACACGACTGGGACGATGGTCTGGCTTCAGTTCGAGGCGCTCGAACTCGACGAAATCCAGACGGAACTGGCGGCGCAGTACTGCGACCACCAGACCTACCAGTTCGACTTCAAGAACACCGACGACCACCGCTTCCTCCGTTCGGCGGCGGGCACGTACGGCGCGCACTTCTCGCGCCCCGGCAACGGTATCTGCCACAACGTCCACAAGGAGAACTTCGCCGCGCCCGGCAAGACGCTCCTCGGGTCGGACTCGCACACGCCGACGCCCGGCGGTCTCGGCGAACTCGCCATCGGCGCCGGCGGTCTCGACATCTCCGTCGCCATGGGCGGCGGCGCCTACTACGTCGAGATGCCGGAGGTCGTCAACATCCGCCTCGAAGGTGAACTCCCCGAGTGGGCCACCGCGAAGGACGTTATCCTCCACCTGCTCCGCGAGCTCTCCGTGAAGGGCGGCGTCGGCAAGGTGTTCGAGTACACCGGTCCCGGCGCGGACTCGCTGACCGTCCCCGAGCGGACGACCATCACCAACATGGGTACGGAACTCGGCGCGACGTCCTCCATCTTCGGCACGGACGAGAAGACGAAGGACTACCTCGCCCGGCAGGACCGCGAGGACGAGTACGTCGAGCTCTCGCCCGACGAGGACGCCGAGTACGCCGACCAGATCACGGTCGACCTCTCGGACCTCGAACCCCTCATCGCCAAGCCGTCGATGCCCGACAACGTCGTGCCCGTCAGCGAAGTCGCGGGCGAGTCGGTCGACCAGGTCATCGTCGGTTCCTGTACGAACGGCGGCTACGAGGACATCCTCCCGGCCGCGAAGATGCTCGAGGACCGCGAGGTCAACAAGAAGACCGAGATGATCGTCGCGCCCGGTTCGAAGCAGGCCTCCGAGATTCTCGCGCGACAGGGTTGGACCGCCGAGATGATGGCCGCCGGGGTCAACTTCTCCGAGGCGACGTGCGGTGCCTGCATCGGCATCGGTCACGTTCCGGCCTCCGACTCCGTCTCGCTGCGGACGTTCAACCGGAACTTCGAGGGTCGCTCCGGCATCGAGGACGACTCCGTCTACCTCTGCTCGCCGGAAGTCGCCGCCGCCGCGGCGCTGAAGGGCGAAATCGTCGACCCGCGCGACCTCGCCGACGAACTCGGTGACATGGAAGCGCCCGGCATCGAACTGCCCGACAAGTACGACGGCTCGAAGGCCGACCTCATCTCGCCCGACGAGGCCGTCGACGACGAACTCATCAAGGGTCCGAACATCGGTAACGCGCCCATCGGCGAGCCGCTTGAGGCCGACATCCGCGGTGAGGCCCTCCTGAAGATGGAGGACAACATCACCACGGACCACATCATCCCGGCCACCTCGGACATCCTCAAGTTCCGCTCGAACATCGAGAAGCTCTCGGAGTTCACGCTCTCGCGCGTCGACGACACGTTCGCGCAGCGAGCGATGGACTCGGACGGCGGCGTCCTCGTCGCCGGCGAGAACTACGGTCAGGGCTCCTCGCGCGAGCACGCCGCCATGTGCCCGCAGTTCCTCGGCATCGAGGCCGTGCTGGCGCAGTCGTTCGCCCGCATCCACAAGGCGAACCTGTTCAACTTCGGCATCCTGCCGCTCGCCATCGACGAAGAGACCTACGAGAAGATAGAGCAGGGCGACGACATCGAAGTCGTCACCGACGTCGCAGAGGCCGTCAACGCCGGCGAGGACGAGTTCACCGTCCGCGTGAACGACGACTGGGAGGCCACCGCGACGCTCAACGCCTCCGAACGCGAGCGCCGTATCCTCGCGGCCGGCGGTAAGCTCCGCCTCACGAAGGAGCAGTACGCCGAAGAGGACGGTAGCGGCGCGACGCCCGCCGACGACTGAGGACTGATCGGTCCGGTACGCCGACACGCCGTTCTTTTTTGACCCCCGCGACCGAGAGCGGCGACGCCGGCCGTCGCGGGAGTTCCCCGGCCGCGACGCATCGCGAACGCGTTCGGTGCGACCGACCAGCGCATTTTTGCGCGAGCCCGTTCTATCCACAGGGAGTGAGCGAGGGAACCCCCGAACCGAACGGCGGGACGGCCGACGGCGCGACGGACGCCGACGCGACGGCGAACGGCCCGCTGGCGGACGTGACGGTCCGCGGGGCGGAGCGCGCGGACCTGCTGGACGTGCTTCGCATCGAGAAGCGCTGTTTCACGGAGCCGTGGCCGTACACGGCGTTCGAGTCGTTCCTCGAGGAACCTGGCTTTCTCGTCGCCGAACGGGAAGGGAGCGTCGTCGGCTACGTCGTCGCCGACGTGATGCCGAACCACGGCCGCGACATCGGCCACGTCAAGGACATCGCCGTCGCCCCCGAGGCGCGCGGCCTCGGCCTCGGGCGGTGCCTCCTCCGGCGCGGACTCCTCTCGCTGTCGTTCTCGGGGGCCGCCGTCGTCAAACTCGAAGTTCGCGTCGGGAACGACCCGGCGTTGTCGCTGTACCGGGACGTCGGGTTCGACCCCGCTCAGCGGGTCCCCTCGTACTACGCCGACGGCGAGGACGCCTACCTCATGATGCTCGACCTGAGCGAGTGGCACGGCTGAGGCGCGGTCGTTCGGACCGCCGTCCCGGTTCTCCCCCCTCCGCCTCCGCTCTCCTCTCCACCGCCTCCGCTCTCTTCCCCACCGCCGCGTTCGACGACCGTCCCGTCCTGCGACAGGGTGATACTTCTCGGTCACGAGTACCCGCCAGTGAGCGATTCGTACACCGTCTGCGTCGTCGGCGCCCTCCCCGAGGCGTTCGACATCGACGGCTTCGAGTCGGCGTTCGACGCCGTGACGCTGGAGTACGGTCTCGACCCGGCCGCCGCCTCGTTCGACGACACGGTCGACTGCGTGCTCGCGTCGCGAGGCGCGGTCACGGCGACGTTCGACCCGGCGTCCGTCGCGGCGCCCGTCCTACTCATCGACGAGGACGACGACGGACTCGCCGAGATAGCCCTCTCGGCCGGCGTCGCGGACTACCTCGCCGTCTGCGGGACGGAGGCGGAGGCGAAGTGGCTGGCGTACCGGGTGCGCACCGCCGCCGACTCCTACCGCACCGACCGGAAGCGCGCGCGACTGGACAGACAGCAGCAGGCGCTGTCGGACCTCGGAGCGTTCGCCCTCTCCGGACCGGCGCGCGAGGAGGTGTTCGAGGAGACGATTCGCTGCGTTTCCGACGCTCTCGGCGTCGATAGGGTGGCGCTCTTCCGCTCGCGTCTCGAACGCGACGACCTCTCGGTCGTCGCCGCCGAGGGGTGGCCGCGGGCGTACGTCGGCGGCGTCGCCGTCGGTCTCGACTCCGGGCCGGGACGGGCCCTCTCGGAGCGCCGGTCCGTCGTGGAGAACGACCTGACGGGCGGCGAGACGGCGCTGACCGCGAACTTCGACGCGCGGAGCGAACTGAACGTCGTCGTCGGCGGCGCCAACGACCCGTGGGGCGTGCTCTCGGTCCACAGTCCGTCGCCCGGCGCGTTCGACGGGACGGACGTCCGCTTCGTTGAGAACGTCGCCGCGCTCATCGCCGCGGTGCTCGAACGGGAGACGCTGCGGACGACGCTGGAGGAGACGTTCGTACGGATGGACCAGGGACTGCTCGGCGTCGACGAGGAGTGGCGCGTCACCTACGCGAACCCGGAGGCGGAGCGACTGCTGGACGCGCCGCGCGACGAACTCGTCGACCGGCAGTTCTGGGACGCGTTCGGCGAGGAGTCCGAACCGTTCCGCGACCAGTTCGAGGAGGCGCTGAAGACGGGCGAGACGGTGTCGTTCGAGTCGTACTACCCCCCGCACGACCGGTGGTACGAGGTGGAAGCGTACCCCTCCTCGGCCGGTCTCTCGGTCTACTTCGCCGACGTGACCGACCGGGCCGAACGAGAGATGGAACTGCTGCGGTACGAGCGGATGGTCGAAGCGGCCACCGACGGCGTGTACGCCCTCGACGCCGACCAGAACGTCGTGCAGGCCAACGCCGCGTTCGCGGAGATGTTCGGCTGGGACCCCGAGGAACTCATCGGGACGCACGCCTCCGAGTTCATCGGCGAGGAGGCACTCGAAGCCGGAGCGGAGAGGAGACAGCGAGCCGCGGAGACGGGCGAGGCTCAGCGAATGGAGTTCAAGGTCGAACTCGACGGCGGCGGGGAGATGTGGGTCGAATCGAACTTCTCGGCCATCGTCGAGGAGGACACCGGCCAGTTCGTCGGCACGGTGGGCGTCGTCCGCGACGTGACCGACAGACAGCACCGCGAGCGCTCGCTCACGACGCTGCACGAGTGGACGCGCGAAATCGCGCAGGCCGACGGCGTCGGCGACGTCATCGGACGCGTGCTCGAAGCCAGTCACGAACTGTTCGGGCCGTGCCGCGCGGCGTTCTTCGACTACGAGGCCGCGACGCGGCGACTCGTCCGCCGGGAGGGCTCCGACCGCCTGCACCGCGGGTCGGTCGACCCCGGCGAGGACCCCTGTTGGGTCGCCTTCACCGAGGAGCGGACGGCGCGGACGGAGGCGGACGGTGACGTCGTCGAGTTCGCCCCGGTCGGCCAGTACGGCGTCCTCGCCGTCGAGCGCACCGCCGAGTCGACGCGGTGGGAGACCGACCGGGAGGTGCTCAGACTGCTGGCGGCGACGACGAGCGAACTGCTCGGGAGCGTCGAGGCGAAGGAGGCGCTCCGTGACAGGGACCAGCGCCTCGGCCAGCAGAACGAGCGGCTGACGCAACTGAACCGCATCAACCGAACGGTCCGGGGGGTGACCCGCTCGGTCGTCCACGCGGCGACGATGGAGGAGGCGACGGCGCGGGCGTGCGAACGACTCGTCGAGGCCGAACCGTACCAGTTCGCGTGGCTCTGCGAGTACCGCGAGTCGGGCGCCGGGGACGAGCCCTCGATAACGCCCGTGACGACGGCGGGCGTCGAGGACGGCTACGCGGCGCGCCTCCCAGAAATCGCGCGGACGACGCCGTTCCCCGAGTTGCTCTCGCAGGTCGCCTCGACCGGCCGCCGCGCCGTCGTCGACGACGTGCTCGACGACCCCGCGTGGGAACCACACCGGCGCGA
This region includes:
- a CDS encoding NOB1 family endonuclease; translated protein: MQVLDSSAFIHEYHTDDQTASIPLVAEELEGEASFRFDAMEGAGMHIHIPASGTVEKIRRAAGETGDRETLSDTDIRLLAAAFELDATLVTDDYAMQNVAERVNVAVNAIAQDGIEEQRDWRFQCQGCGREFDEQKERCPICGSDLARKNPA
- a CDS encoding PRC-barrel domain-containing protein, whose amino-acid sequence is MADVLAENLSGKAVMGADGTELGMLYNITMNLKTGTLHDLLVSPHEEVRSEKIPFDRDEDGRFRVPVSSVQAVKDYIVVQR
- the infB gene encoding translation initiation factor IF-2 → MSDTDADADAPPATESNALRTPIVAVLGHVDHGKTTLLDKIRGSAVSEGEAGAITQHIGATAVPLETVSQMAGSLVKPEDFDLPGLLFIDTPGHHSFSTLRSRGGALADIAIVVVDVNDGFQPQTLEALDILKRTGTPFVVAANKIDTTPGWNPQDGSPIQGSYEGQSESARGRLDENLYEIIGNLSDEGFSADLYWRVQNFQKNVGVVPLSAMTGEGIPDLLAVLMGLSQRYMKEEMEIDVSGPGAGTVLEVKEERGFGATVDVVLYDGSVREDDVIVVGGVNGPIVTEVRALLQPRPNAEIRTEKRFDKVDEVRAAAGIKIAAPDLDDAMAGAPIRVVRDRSEEEVIDDVTSELAEIEVDTADEGVVVKADTLGSLEAMANALKEAEVPILRAEVGDVAPRDVAVASTAREDEHKVILGFNVDVLPNAEDELDGAEVRLFSDDVIYQLVEEYEEFVEERQRAQQETVLDKIIRPCRFRILEDHVFRQSGPAVVGVEVLSGTLKNNTNVAKWEGSKPTRVGQLSGIQEQGEDVSEVRAGNRVSIAIDGPTVGRQIEEGDELWTELPEKHAKILEQELSDEIPADELEALTGYLDKHRQRDPFWGK
- a CDS encoding DUF5811 family protein; translation: MNGNNPYAGAPGVVDAGRPEESELSTSEVRHLREAVAGIVSRTQTYLPEGYAVGSELSYGSNGPQATVAVHPPIGRPISAGFTPDEEDLESGLTDDDRDEVARGLAASAAFQVMSAVGDDLTPTAR
- a CDS encoding pyruvoyl-dependent arginine decarboxylase, producing MSTIYVVRGVGTAPTKMASYDAALAAANVHNYNLVAVSSVIPAEATVEAVDAAPDLGPAGNRLTVVQARATTGGVGTVSAGLGWTTGPGPGLFYEASGENPDAVRRAVEEGLDAGRGLREWTFEDERVSLATAENDGEGYTTAVALAAYGRSESIL
- the pan2 gene encoding proteasome-activating nucleotidase Pan2 gives rise to the protein MSRSPSLPERPRLDLDPEMSDAERLSALRQHFERLTEVNRELDDRLSEATDRRDDLQDEVDQLKRRNETLKTSSLYIATVEEVTDDGVVIKQHGNNQEVLTDTSPHLESQVEAGDRVAINDSFAIQSVLDDETDSRAQAMEVDASPDVTYDDIGGIDEQVREVREAVEDPLTNPEMFEKVGVEPPSGVLLHGPPGTGKTMLAKAVANETDATFIKMAGSELVRKFIGEGSRLVRDLFELAADREPAVIFIDEIDAVASKRTDSKTSGDAEVQRTMMQLLSEMDGFDDRGEIRIIAATNRFDMLDEAILRPGRFDRLIEVPNPGPEGRVKILEIHTKEMNVADGVDFEELAEELDGYSGADIASLTTEAGMYAIRDERTEVRREDFDDALEKLRDSEESTSIPGLTDYQY
- a CDS encoding PAS domain-containing sensor histidine kinase: MNSLPPEVYPLILHETPNPTVVTDESFAIVDVNQACLEFTGYSREEMLGTLPLFLVNDPQTYEAMTARLAVGEPWEGELEAVTKSGERAYGRGTTFPLVDDGELVGYTGIFIDLSARRRSEQTVSVLNRVLRHNVRNDANVVGGVLSTVRDAVPAEERELVDQAIRRVDRLLERAETARDLHELLERSSSALVPVDLTATVEAVVDDVGGGGQATHAVRADEATFHLDLPDSPLWVLADEALPRAVGAVVENAVEYNDAEEATVWLSATATDAAVTLTVEDDGLGIDADRSEYLFGRTEESQLRHGQGLSLFFVDRLLAFYGGSVRYRPRDPTGSAFELRFRRTDSPAGD
- a CDS encoding deoxyuridine 5'-triphosphate nucleotidohydrolase; the encoded protein is MTGDTDSLARTFLAPEISIVGATAAKLSVRCHRSAGGEHPESPLAIRRLRTGRTTSPPGAERQRFASPRTLPGMFRSGAFVADHVEPTADSQVQPNGVDLTLESVLEQVSPGRLGVDGKRIGDRESVSLDDGVYVLPPGGYVLQYAETIAIPEGHVGFLYPRSSLMRNSCMLNTAVWDAGYEGRGEGLLQVHYDVELEPGARVAQLVLARANHDGVYDGSYQGERVGSTER